The Gemmatimonadota bacterium genome has a segment encoding these proteins:
- a CDS encoding putative metal-dependent hydrolase — MTEDMRFPIGPFSPPASPAKDRAATIRRLARIPASLRLAVADLSEGQLGTPYRPGGWSVRQLVHHVADSHLNFYLRLKLALTESNPTIRPYEEQLWAELADVATTPLATSLAILDGVHERADRVLRSLAAADFDRTYVHPASGQHTIDYLIAMYAWHGEHHVAHVTQLRAREGWLA, encoded by the coding sequence ATGACAGAAGACATGCGCTTTCCGATCGGTCCGTTCTCGCCTCCGGCCTCCCCGGCGAAGGACCGGGCCGCGACCATTCGCCGCCTCGCTCGCATTCCGGCGTCGCTCCGGCTCGCCGTCGCTGACCTGTCCGAGGGGCAACTCGGTACCCCGTACCGTCCCGGGGGGTGGAGCGTGCGCCAGCTGGTGCACCACGTCGCGGACAGCCACCTGAACTTCTACCTGCGCCTCAAGCTGGCCCTCACCGAGTCGAATCCCACGATCCGGCCGTACGAGGAGCAGTTGTGGGCGGAGCTGGCTGATGTCGCGACCACGCCCCTGGCCACCTCGCTCGCCATCCTCGACGGGGTTCACGAGCGCGCGGATCGCGTGCTGCGATCGCTCGCCGCTGCCGACTTCGACCGGACCTACGTACATCCGGCATCAGGACAACACACCATCGACTACCTGATCGCCATGTACGCGTGGCACGGGGAGCACCATGTGGCCCACGTGACGCAGCTGCGCGCGCGCGAGGGGTGGCTGGCGTGA
- a CDS encoding FHA domain-containing protein has translation MELILEVERAGGAKSWHALGETPLTIGRGLRNAVILEDPYVDAQHLQVVHGDDGSWCIEDVGSSNGVWLGAQRLAGRLALHPGQEFRAGRTIIRVRDRDEPVAAALPDRPVAVPVAEAAVVPHEPVLAPRLGARRGGPVAAAAIAAITVFSWSTSTARTVGSELFASASASWLFLAVWAGIWAILGRIISQRFFYQGHLVIASVASLVALALVTLSGWVTFLFPGSVVWDGVMTAGAIAFVAATVTAHLGLATHIRRERLVRTAVTMCATMLTLLGVSALLDDDRFSDVPSIVSVLKPLRPGLVPAISVAEFGEAIAGLREEADELAKKGELPPTGLDLE, from the coding sequence ATGGAACTGATCCTTGAGGTGGAGCGGGCCGGTGGGGCAAAGAGCTGGCATGCGCTGGGAGAGACGCCGCTCACGATCGGGCGCGGGCTGCGCAACGCGGTGATCCTGGAGGATCCGTACGTGGACGCCCAGCACCTCCAGGTCGTGCATGGTGACGATGGGAGCTGGTGCATCGAGGATGTGGGGAGCAGCAACGGCGTCTGGCTTGGTGCGCAGCGGCTGGCGGGCCGGCTGGCGCTGCACCCCGGGCAGGAGTTCCGCGCGGGTCGCACGATCATTCGGGTGCGCGACCGCGATGAGCCGGTGGCCGCGGCGTTGCCCGACCGTCCGGTCGCTGTGCCGGTGGCGGAGGCGGCGGTGGTTCCCCACGAGCCCGTGTTGGCACCGCGACTTGGCGCGCGCCGCGGAGGACCGGTGGCGGCTGCCGCAATCGCCGCGATCACCGTGTTCTCCTGGTCGACCTCCACGGCACGCACGGTCGGCAGCGAATTGTTTGCCTCGGCAAGTGCCAGCTGGCTCTTCCTCGCCGTGTGGGCCGGGATCTGGGCGATACTGGGTCGCATCATCTCGCAGCGTTTCTTCTACCAGGGGCACCTGGTCATCGCGTCGGTGGCGAGCCTGGTGGCGCTTGCGCTCGTCACGCTGAGCGGCTGGGTGACCTTCCTGTTTCCGGGGTCGGTCGTGTGGGACGGCGTGATGACGGCCGGTGCGATCGCCTTTGTGGCGGCGACGGTGACGGCGCACCTCGGCCTGGCCACGCACATCCGGCGCGAGCGGCTGGTGCGGACGGCCGTGACGATGTGTGCGACGATGCTGACGCTCCTTGGGGTGTCGGCCCTGCTGGATGACGATCGCTTCTCGGACGTTCCGTCGATCGTCTCGGTGCTCAAGCCGCTACGCCCCGGCCTGGTGCCGGCCATTTCGGTTGCCGAGTTTGGCGAGGCGATCGCCGGGCTGCGTGAGGAGGCGGACGAGCTGGCGAAGAAGGGCGAGCTGCCGCCGACGGGGCTCGACCTCGAGTAG
- a CDS encoding DMT family transporter yields MTPRDLVELVLLAAIWGASFLFQRVAAPEFGPVPLVATRVGIAAVILLGLLVAQGGLRGVRTHWRSLLLLGAINTAIPFTLFAFATLHVTAGIASVLNGTVPLWAGAIARFWFRERLGPNKTAGLLLGFVGVVMLVWRDGGRAGGPGVVAGLLAAFLYAIAAHLSRRRLATVDPMVVAAGSQVGALLLTVGPAVALLPATPISARAATAGILLGVFCTGVAYVLFFRLIRRIGAMRTMSVSYLIPVFGMLWGWVFLREGVTLRMGIGAALVLAGVAFATGVLQPIPESATVERRPA; encoded by the coding sequence GTGACGCCACGCGACCTGGTGGAGTTGGTGTTGCTCGCGGCCATCTGGGGAGCGTCGTTCCTCTTCCAGCGCGTCGCTGCTCCCGAGTTTGGCCCGGTGCCTCTCGTGGCGACACGCGTCGGGATCGCGGCGGTCATCCTGCTCGGCCTGCTGGTCGCGCAGGGCGGGCTGCGCGGGGTACGCACGCACTGGCGTTCGCTCCTCCTGCTCGGCGCCATCAACACCGCGATTCCCTTCACGCTGTTTGCCTTCGCCACGCTGCATGTCACTGCGGGCATTGCGTCCGTGCTCAACGGCACGGTGCCCCTCTGGGCGGGGGCGATCGCTCGTTTCTGGTTCAGGGAACGCCTCGGCCCGAACAAGACGGCCGGGTTGCTGCTGGGTTTCGTTGGTGTGGTGATGCTGGTCTGGCGGGATGGTGGGCGGGCGGGAGGTCCTGGGGTGGTAGCGGGACTGCTGGCGGCGTTCCTCTACGCCATCGCGGCGCACCTCTCGCGCCGTCGCCTGGCCACGGTGGATCCCATGGTCGTCGCCGCCGGCTCACAGGTTGGCGCGTTGCTGCTCACGGTCGGACCCGCTGTCGCGCTCCTTCCTGCGACCCCAATCTCCGCCCGGGCCGCGACAGCCGGAATCCTGTTGGGGGTGTTCTGCACCGGGGTGGCGTATGTCCTCTTCTTTCGGCTGATCCGTCGCATCGGGGCCATGCGCACGATGTCCGTCTCCTACCTGATTCCAGTGTTCGGGATGCTCTGGGGCTGGGTCTTCCTGCGCGAAGGGGTCACGTTGCGCATGGGGATCGGTGCCGCGCTCGTCCTCGCCGGCGTGGCATTCGCCACTGGCGTACTGCAACCCATCCCCGAGTCCGCGACGGTCGAGCGACGGCCTGCCTAG
- a CDS encoding trypsin-like peptidase domain-containing protein translates to MRTPCLAFCTAVCLGTAPGMAVAQPPSVATSDVFQRYADRVVKIQVVETGSAAKSGIGSGFFVSADGQLVTNYHVIAELIQSPGRYRAEYLDAQGQAHTAEVLGVDVISDLAVLSTTTRPSRFFEIAAGAVPQGTRLYSLGHPRDLGLSIVEGTYNGQLAHTRHPRIHFTGAINQGMSGGPTITEDGRVIGVNVATAGNQIGFLVPVAQVANLLGQVRNPSANPPVRTLAQVAAALRQDQDGWLGRLFVERPKEITLGPWRVLTEPTPTFRCWADADRTRERTYESVVHSCETDDDVYLASDHSTGTVRVEHQLLTTQQMNAVRFYSLFSSTFGADGAPGGDVEHVTSWRCESRNVKHEAMRMRAVLCLRRYRKLEGLYDGQLKVAVLGRRNAGLISTMTVAGASFENLQRLTTRYLEFITWN, encoded by the coding sequence ATGCGAACACCGTGTCTTGCCTTTTGCACCGCCGTCTGCCTCGGCACCGCCCCGGGGATGGCGGTCGCTCAGCCGCCGAGTGTCGCGACGTCCGACGTGTTCCAGCGCTACGCGGACCGCGTCGTCAAGATCCAGGTCGTGGAGACCGGCTCGGCGGCGAAGTCCGGGATCGGCTCCGGGTTCTTTGTCAGTGCCGACGGCCAGCTCGTCACGAACTACCATGTGATCGCCGAGCTGATCCAGTCGCCGGGCCGCTATCGCGCCGAGTACCTCGACGCGCAGGGACAGGCTCATACGGCCGAGGTGCTCGGCGTGGACGTCATCAGCGACCTCGCGGTGCTCTCCACGACCACGCGGCCGAGTCGGTTCTTCGAGATCGCGGCCGGGGCGGTGCCACAGGGGACGCGCTTGTATTCGCTTGGACATCCCCGTGACCTGGGGTTGAGCATCGTCGAGGGCACCTACAACGGCCAGCTGGCGCATACCCGGCATCCGCGCATCCATTTCACGGGGGCGATCAACCAGGGGATGAGTGGCGGGCCGACGATCACGGAGGATGGGCGCGTGATCGGGGTCAATGTCGCGACGGCGGGGAACCAGATCGGATTCCTTGTCCCGGTGGCGCAGGTGGCGAACCTGCTTGGCCAGGTGCGGAATCCGTCGGCGAACCCGCCAGTGCGCACCCTTGCGCAGGTCGCGGCGGCGTTGCGACAGGACCAGGACGGGTGGCTGGGACGGCTCTTTGTCGAGCGGCCGAAGGAGATCACCCTCGGCCCCTGGCGTGTGCTGACGGAGCCCACACCAACATTCCGCTGCTGGGCCGATGCGGACCGGACCCGCGAACGCACGTACGAGAGTGTCGTGCACTCGTGTGAGACCGACGACGACGTCTATCTCGCGAGTGACCACAGTACCGGGACCGTGCGCGTCGAGCACCAACTGCTGACGACGCAGCAGATGAACGCGGTGCGCTTCTACAGCTTGTTCAGTTCCACCTTCGGCGCGGATGGGGCGCCGGGGGGGGACGTGGAGCACGTGACGAGCTGGCGGTGCGAGTCGCGCAACGTGAAGCACGAGGCGATGCGGATGCGCGCGGTGTTGTGCCTCCGCCGGTATCGCAAGCTGGAGGGGTTGTATGACGGACAGCTCAAGGTGGCCGTGCTCGGCCGTCGCAACGCAGGCCTCATCTCCACGATGACTGTGGCTGGCGCGTCGTTCGAGAACCTGCAGCGCCTCACGACGCGCTACCTGGAGTTCATCACATGGAACTGA
- a CDS encoding MBL fold metallo-hydrolase has product MRITTERLAPGLHVFSGYANGNVLALETRDGVFLVDAQSAKRVAALDTALRQVTQAPVKWIVNTHYHGDHTEGNAFFRARGAEVWAHPRVPVQAAKDTTIAALEWHRTPLDPAAMPTKLVGDLLEMTLGGVRVTVRHYGVAHTDGDLLTWLPAYNVLHIGDLFEVGAPPFVDWWAGGSLDGMIKVIDTVLTEVNDSTRIVPGHGAVSTRADLRRYREMLATVRARVREGLAAGTADAVLGASAVAGFEGMLGGERRAKQFGGQVILGLRR; this is encoded by the coding sequence ATGCGCATTACCACGGAACGTCTGGCGCCAGGGCTCCATGTGTTCTCCGGCTACGCGAACGGCAACGTGCTGGCGCTGGAGACCCGCGATGGAGTCTTCCTGGTCGACGCGCAGAGCGCCAAGCGGGTGGCCGCGCTCGACACGGCGTTGCGGCAGGTGACGCAGGCGCCGGTGAAGTGGATCGTGAACACGCACTACCACGGGGACCACACGGAAGGGAACGCCTTCTTCCGTGCCCGGGGCGCCGAGGTGTGGGCGCATCCTCGCGTGCCGGTGCAGGCGGCGAAGGACACGACCATCGCCGCATTGGAATGGCACCGGACCCCGCTGGATCCGGCCGCGATGCCGACCAAGCTGGTAGGCGATCTCCTGGAGATGACGTTAGGCGGCGTGCGCGTGACCGTGCGACACTACGGGGTCGCGCACACGGACGGGGACCTGCTGACCTGGCTGCCGGCGTACAACGTGCTGCACATCGGCGACCTGTTCGAGGTGGGCGCCCCGCCGTTCGTTGATTGGTGGGCGGGGGGCAGCCTGGACGGGATGATCAAGGTGATCGACACCGTGCTCACCGAGGTGAACGACTCCACGCGGATCGTGCCGGGGCACGGGGCGGTGTCCACGCGAGCCGACCTGCGCCGGTATCGCGAGATGCTGGCGACGGTGCGGGCACGCGTTCGCGAAGGGCTCGCCGCTGGGACGGCGGATGCGGTGCTGGGCGCGTCGGCGGTGGCAGGCTTTGAGGGGATGCTTGGGGGAGAGCGGAGAGCGAAGCAGTTTGGGGGACAAGTGATACTCGGGCTTCGTCGGTAG